The Flavobacterium sp. HJ-32-4 genome contains a region encoding:
- a CDS encoding citrate synthase — protein MSKTAILELDGTKYEFPVLVGSENEVAIDINKLRDLTGAITLDPGYKNSGSCKSDITFLDGEEGILRYRGYAIEDLAEKANFLEVSYLVIFGELPTKAQLEQFENDIRKYSLVNEEMKNIIDGFPKTAHPMGVLSSLTSALTAFNPKVVNVENDKEMYEAIVKTMGKFLVLATWTFRKAMGYPLNYYDNTKGYVENFMRLMFELPTGPYKANPVVIDALDKLFILHADHEQNCSTSTVRMVGSSHAGLFASISAGVSALWGPLHGGANQAVLEMLEEINKDGGDTEKFLAKAKDKNDPFRLMGFGHRVYKNFDPRAKIIKKAADEVLENLGVDDPVLDIAKKLEVAALNDDYFKSRNLYPNVDFYSGIIYRALGIPTDMFTVMFAIGRLPGWIAQWKEMRLNKEPIGRPRQIYTGHPLRPFVEMDKR, from the coding sequence ATGTCAAAAACAGCTATATTGGAACTTGATGGCACCAAGTATGAGTTTCCGGTTTTGGTCGGAAGCGAAAACGAAGTGGCCATCGACATCAACAAACTCCGCGACCTGACAGGCGCTATCACGCTCGATCCGGGTTACAAAAACTCCGGATCCTGCAAAAGCGATATCACGTTCCTCGACGGAGAAGAAGGCATCCTTCGCTACCGCGGTTATGCTATCGAAGACCTAGCGGAAAAAGCCAATTTTCTAGAGGTTTCGTATTTGGTCATCTTTGGCGAGCTGCCTACCAAAGCCCAACTCGAACAGTTCGAGAACGACATCCGTAAATACTCCCTCGTCAACGAGGAAATGAAAAATATCATCGACGGGTTCCCGAAAACCGCACACCCAATGGGCGTGTTGTCGTCGCTCACAAGCGCCCTCACGGCCTTCAACCCTAAAGTCGTAAACGTCGAGAACGATAAGGAAATGTATGAAGCCATCGTCAAAACCATGGGGAAATTCCTCGTGCTGGCAACCTGGACGTTCCGCAAGGCGATGGGCTATCCGCTCAATTACTACGACAACACCAAAGGGTATGTCGAGAATTTCATGCGCCTGATGTTTGAATTGCCAACCGGACCCTATAAGGCAAATCCGGTGGTGATCGATGCACTCGATAAACTCTTCATCCTCCATGCCGATCACGAGCAAAACTGCTCGACATCAACGGTTCGCATGGTAGGCTCGTCCCACGCCGGTCTTTTTGCTTCGATCTCGGCGGGTGTTTCCGCACTTTGGGGTCCACTTCATGGTGGTGCCAACCAGGCGGTTCTCGAAATGCTCGAGGAAATCAACAAAGACGGCGGCGATACCGAGAAATTCCTCGCGAAAGCCAAAGACAAAAACGATCCGTTCCGCCTGATGGGCTTCGGTCACCGCGTCTATAAAAACTTCGACCCACGCGCCAAAATCATCAAGAAGGCAGCCGATGAGGTATTGGAGAACCTGGGTGTGGATGATCCGGTATTGGACATCGCCAAAAAACTGGAAGTCGCCGCGTTGAATGACGACTACTTCAAATCGCGTAACCTTTATCCAAACGTCGACTTCTATTCCGGTATCATCTACCGCGCACTCGGTATCCCAACCGACATGTTTACGGTGATGTTTGCCATCGGCCGGCTCCCGGGCTGGATCGCACAGTGGAAAGAAATGCGCCTCAACAAAGAACCAATTGGCCGTCCGCGCCAGATTTACACCGGACACCCTTTGCGTCCGTTTGTGGAAATGGACAAACGGTAA